Within Vicia villosa cultivar HV-30 ecotype Madison, WI linkage group LG1, Vvil1.0, whole genome shotgun sequence, the genomic segment attaaATTGCATTTTGTTTCGCGTCCGTGGCTATTTAAACACATCTCATAATCATTTtccctcttttcacgcattcTTCGTTCATCTTGTTTATGCATTTATGcctcttcttctctcttttcaaaaaccctaaaccgAAACCAAGAAATCTCAGTagtgcttcaatggcttcttccTCAAAGACTCAAATTGGTTCATCTTCTCAACAAcactttcaagatcaacaacaaaaactTCTTGTTGCACAGAAGACATGTTCTATTCCTTTGAATGAATTAGAGGTTATCTGCGAgatgatggttgattttgataacttgGAAGCACATGATATTCATCTGAAGGAGGCCATGACCTTTCATGGATGGCAAGCGTTCTTTTATGGTTTGTGTGGTCCTGTATATCCAGATTTGGTGAAAgaattctgggttcatgcaacacTCATGCCAAAGGCCAATCTCTCCATCGTTCATGGTGAACGTATCTCCATCACAGAAAATCTTCTAAGGAAGTTGTTTGGGTTGGAAACTGTTGAAGGTGTTTCTGGAGCTGTTCCAGGAAGAACAGAGTGGGAAGTTATATATGAGGAAATATACAAGGACGGAAAAGAATCTacagaaataaaggaaatgaagCCTTCTTACAGAATCTTGgctaagattcttctgggttgcGTCTACCACAGAAAGGCAACCGTTTCTTCAAATTATGTCAGCAAGAACCAACTATACATTCTATATTGCATTGGTAAAAAGGAAAAGGTGGATCTTCCGTTTATCATCTTCAACTACATGTGGCATCATGTGAAGGATTCTAGAGATGAATCCAGAAAGAAGAATCCAAAGTACAAGAGAaatatcattccttttggaagaatcatcactgatcttctggttcaaacaaaGATTGTTGAGGATCTGGAGAAGGCTGGCATTATCAAGGATCCTTATACAATTATTGGAAGCACCATGAATGCTCGTACTCTCAAGAAAATGGGCTTAATTGAATCTATTGGTACTTCTCCTCAAGTGAACACTGAAGTTAGGTCCAGAAGAGGTCTTGCTCTGGCTGACTTTGAGTTgttcttcagaaatgaacttccagaAGTGATCGTTCAATACATTGCTATGCACAAGGAAGTAGGTTCTGATTGTGATCCTATTTGGATAAGTAAGCAAAAACTTGCCACTACTGCTACTCAAGTTCCAGAAGTAGtgcaagaaaaagaaagaagaacagaAAGAAAGTTAGATCTTCCAACAATCAGTGAAGAGAAAAAGGAAGTTAAGAAAgcagaagaaaagaaggaagaatagaagaaggaacaaaaggaagaaagagaagtaaaaaaaaagaaggaaaagaagaaagataagaaaaagaaagaagaagaaaagaaagaagaaaagaagttagagaagaaagaagtggaaaaggaaaagaaggaagACTTGAAAGGAAAGAAGATAGTTGAACAGAAGGAGAagcagaaggagaagaaaaggaagatTGTTAGAGGAGGACCTGCTAGGAAGAAGAAACgaccttcaggtattgtaatttctgaacctggttctgctcctgttttaaattcaaattttgtatCAACAAAAGCTACCCCAGAAATTCCACCAGAAAAAGCCCCTGCTAaaccacctccaaccaccaaagttcctacctctcctccttcacccaagtctaaaggcaaaTCGCCTAATCTTGATTCTGAACCCCCTGTTTCTGAACCTATCTTTGAAGTCACACCCCTAAACACCATCATTCCTCCTCACGCCACTATATCCACTTCTCAGCCTCCTCCAAATTCCAACTATGCTCATGTAGACACTGCTGTGTTCTGCAATTTCACCTCATCAGAATCCTCTCATTCTGATTCATTCACCAACCTCATGCAGAAATATACCCGTAAGAATAAACCAACTTCTGACCCAGTTGTCTTAGTCTTGGACTTTgacaatgaagctgaatcctcTCAACCACCCTCTTCAGAAACATTATTTGTTCTTGATAGAGTTTCTCAACCATATGCCTTCTCTCACCCAGATAAGCCAATCTCCTCTTTCAATCTTCAAACTCCCATCTCACCTCCCAGAACTAAACCTCCAAAACCTTCTGTTGATGCACGTTTTGAATGTTTAAATAACAAGGTCAGAACAGGTTTGGAagttctgaaggttgctcatgattccaagctggatcatgtagctgctgggaaGCTCTGGAGAGCTTTTGGTGAAGAGATTCAGACTGACTTTCTGGATCTTCAGAAAGAGTGTctagctgctgctcctggtccttctggattaTTTCTGCagtatgatgatggaagatactaTCACCCCATCACCAACTGGAAGCCTATGGAAGAGAAGCCAtttgttgatgaacttgaagaagaaAATCTTCTAGCAATCgttgtgtggaagccacatccatacaaagttccgactggagattttcaggctttgttcaactggttcagggagAACCCTTCTGAAAAGGCTCCTAACATGGTTTACCCAGAAGTTGAGTACCCTCCAGAACTTGAGACTCCAACTGCTCCAGAGAATCTGGTTGAAATTCTTCAAGGCCTCGAGCATCCTGTTGAagatattcctgttgaggaaagtTATAAAGATGTTCTAATGATTGAAGCTGATGCAAATCATCCTGTTCTGgataacaactttgatgttgCTTCTGCTGGTTCCTCTATTTCTATTCTGATGAACACTATGAAGgagctccaacagaatcaagctaccTTGGCTAGTCGTCTAGACAAGCAAGATAACACCAATGCTGAGATCAGATCTTGGATGAAGACTTAAGAAGAAGCTACTAAGAAGCAAATTGCGGACACTTCTGaaattaagaaccttctggccgtctTAGCTTTTAAGTTTAGCCAGTCGTCGTCTGTCTTTTGTCttagtttgttttgtttgtttctgcaTCTATTTGCTTGCATCTGCTTCTGTATTATCTTCTGActctaatcaatgaaatattatctttttctttcttcactctgtgtgtgtcttttcatctgaatcttttatgctttttgatgttttgacaaaaagggggagaaatgtgataattgaattgatttataatatcagttgttgggcttaagtctcaacattcctaacaaatatattgcaagttttctgtctttgatagGTTTTGCAGGAATGAGATATTCTGGAGAAAACTAaaaatgagaagcaaatacatggggaaaagcaattctaaagctcttaaagatttgaagctgaaaattctagtaacacacgctcgatgtcaaactggatgttatgacatccacaattacgaaGTACagacaataataataaatagtataaaacaataaagaacacacataattgtttacccagttcggttcaaacaacctactctgggggctaccaagccagggatgaagtccactattagcattatcaattcagagctaaactcccagtttataactcctcacttaatcactacccaatgacccttctacctaggttctacctagatatggaatatctccattccactccccctcaatcacagcagtgatacacatacacaataaacaaatatagatagaagacactcttcaaaaacacaccttaatctgcttaaaagctgcaatcaagagacaca encodes:
- the LOC131656544 gene encoding uncharacterized protein LOC131656544, which translates into the protein MASSSKTQIGSSSQQHFQDQQQKLLVAQKTCSIPLNELEVICEMMVDFDNLEAHDIHLKEAMTFHGWQAFFYGLCGPVYPDLVKEFWVHATLMPKANLSIVHGERISITENLLRKLFGLETVEGVSGAVPGRTEWEVIYEEIYKDGKESTEIKEMKPSYRILAKILLGCVYHRKATVSSNYVSKNQLYILYCIGKKEKVDLPFIIFNYMWHHVKDSRDESRKKNPKYKRNIIPFGRIITDLLVQTKIVEDLEKAGIIKDPYTIIGSTMNARTLKKMGLIESIGTSPQVNTEVRSRRGLALADFELFFRNELPEVIVQYIAMHKEVGSDCDPIWISKQKLATTATQVPEVVQEKERRTERKLDLPTISEEKKEVKKAEEKKEE